In Fimbriimonadaceae bacterium, the genomic window AGGAGAGCATCGACTGGTCGGCCACAAAGTCGACTTCGATTTCCCCCACTCCGACAAACCCATCGACTCGAGCAGTAACTCTTGCCGTACCAATCGCCCCCCGCGTAAGGAGGAACACCTGGGCGATGCCATTAACGCTTTGCGCCGCACTTTCCCGAAACTCACCCAACGTGGTATCGAAGACGACGATCGTGCCATCGGGCACGGCCTTGCCGGAACGGTCGAGAACCTGAGCCGTGATCAGGACCGGCATCGGCGAATCCGCCGCCGCGATCGAAGGGTTGGAGGTCAGGGTGATCGCTACCTGCTGTGCCGATGCGGACACGCCCATGACCCAAAGGATCACGAGAACCGTAGCGCGCATCAGCCGATGAACACCCACAGTAGTAAGACGGGTGTAGTCCAAAAGCAAGTTGGGGGATGCCGGGGCCATTTTGGCCGGCATCCCCCTTCTTGCGCTTTGGTTAGCGAACGACGTTGACCGGAACGATCTTGCGAACACGCTCGCCGTTCGGAGTCTCTGCGATGATCTCGACGCGGTAGGCGCCTGGCGCCACCGCACGGTTGGCGTTGTCTCGCATCGTCCACGACACCGAGTTCTCGCCGGCGCTATCGGCTCGGCCGCGAGTCACGGTGTAGATCTCCTTACCCGTACCACTGAGGATCCGTACGGTTGTCGAAGCGTCACTGGACAGCGCGTAGCTGATGGTAAACGGAGCGTTCACATCTCGCGAAGGTTTGCTGACGAGGACGTTGCCAATCACGGCACGAGCCACGCCGCCCGGCTCCATGAGGATGGTGAATTCCCGCGTTCCCGGTTCATCCATCTTGAAGGTGTAGGCCGAAACCGATCGGAGATCCCGAGTGGTCTTGGTCGCCTTGTCGATGATCTTGAACCGCACATTGCGCGGCACGCTGCCAACGTTCGGCCAGGTCAGGGTGACCTCGCCAGCCTTTTGAGCCGTGACAAGGACCTTGAATTCCTTGCGCGAGGCCCTTTCCACGACCGACTGCGCCATTCGGGTTGCCTGACCGTCTCGAATCTCTTCGATGGCCAGATCCACGTCTTGGTTCGGTGCCGCGGGCGGATTGGGAATCCACATTGTCTTGGCTTCCTTGGCCGAGCCGGCTACGGCGATCCAGTTCTGGGTGTCCCAGGCCTCGCTCGTTCGAGCGCTCAGCTGGAGACGCCACCGACGATCGGTTTGCTTCCAAGTCTCTCCAGTCGAGCGACCCGAGTTGGGCAGGCCCTCAGCATAGACAGGCGGCCAGACCAGTCGAATCGGTCGGAAGGTCGAGACGAAGATCCAGTACCCGGTATGGGGCTGGAGTTCGTAGTCCGCACCCAAGGTGAACTTGTAGCTACCGCCGGCAGGGTTGTTCGGGTCGGTCTCGAAGTAGGCGAGCGCCGGACCCACGAACTGTTGCGTGACGAGATCTTGCCAGGTGATCGCCTGCTCCGGATCGTCTTCCGCAACCGCGACCAGTGTGCTCAGTCGGACCGCATAGTTGTACGGGTTGCCGATGAGATTCCAGCCGCGACGCAAGTTCAGCAAGTAACCACCGCGGGCTTGGTCGCTCGGCGGCTGTGCCGTGCGGAGCCGCATGTTCGGGATCTCTTCCGGCACCACGAGCCAGATACCTCGTCCGCGCTCGGCGCTGCCGGTGACGGTATAGGAGTTTGTGTCCGGCTCCCAGCGGTAAGCCTGGAAGTCGGTGCCCTGCCGCATCGGCTCAAGAATTTCTTCGCCGTTCTGGTCGATGCCGGTCACCTTGGCGAGGATCGCTTCAAGCGAGGTATCGGCAAACTGCCAAGGCAACGTGATCAGGTTGGCGCCCTTGTTGATCTTGTAGCGCGGCGTCGAGGCAAGGACGACGGTTCCGGTCAGCACCTTCGTGGGGCCGGGAACGGTTTCGACCTTGACCGTGTAATTCTGAGGTCCAAAGAGGAACTCATCGACCTCAACCTGCCACTCGATGAAGTCGATAACGCCATTGGCGATTCGACCCTTGATCTTCGTGGGCTCTTCTCCGCTGACGAGCGACATGCCCGCCGGCAGCGTAATCGTAAACTTGGTGTCGAGCAGATCCACTTCTCGATCGATGCGATCGTAGAGGTTGTCGACGTATACGCGGATCGTGAACGGATTGGGCGTCCTGCCGGTTACATCGGACGGCTCCGTTGCGATGAGCCGAGGTGCGTCAAGGACGACCGCGTAGGGGAAGTTGTAATCCGATACGCTCCACGTTGACCGCATGTAGTTGATGATCTGGCGACTGCCGCCGGCTTCAACAAGCTGCGGATGGAAAATCTGGACGAACGAGGTCTCTTGGAGAAGAATGTCAGCTTCTTCCTGCTCGTAGCTGCCAAGGAAGACTCGGTTCCTGGGGGATGACTGGTGACCATTCTGAAGCAGGCCAGGCGACGTGGTGTCACCGTAGTTCCCAACGAGGATCTCGTCGACCGCCGTCTGCTCCTTGTTCTGGTCGGTAGGTCCACCCTCGATGCGCATGCCGTAGGGTTCCGACTGACCGAATTCGAAGTTGACGTACGCAGGGAAATTGGGCTTGGTTCGGAACCAGTGTCGTTCGGTTCGCAGCGGCTTGGCCGTGGGAACGAACGTATATCCCACAAATCGGTCGGCCGTGAACTTGGCGTTACCCGTGTTGGTGATGAGAGGCGAGTTGGCTTGGTTGAAGCCGTTCGAGTCCACAACCCCTGGGTTGCGGGTTCGCATCGCACAGTATGCGGTGAACCACATGCCGAGGCTCTGGCTCTCATCGAGCAGATTCGTCAGGTCCCACTGCATACGGGCCGCATCCCCGATGACATCGACCCGAAGATTGACGTTGACATCGCCATCTCGCCAGAAGGCAACGAAGTAGCGGAAACTAGCACCGACAAAGAAGCCGTTGAGGCCATCGCCGGCGAAGCGCGTGGTTGGAACTTCCGTTGGATCTGACGTTTTGGAGATCATCGCGTAGGAGTGGTCTCCAACCGGATAGAGCGGAAAGCCGAACGTATAGGCCAGGTTGTTGTCAAACTGCGATTGGACCGAACCGACTGCGCCGGCACCGAAGGCGAAACCACCAACCGCCTGGTGCGTTACCGCGGATGGCGCATAGCAGGGACCGATGTCGCTGCCGTAGGTGACGGTACCGCTAAGGCCCATTCTAACCGCCATCAGGTTGCTGGCAATGCCACCGGTACCGTAGTCCGCCGATAGTCCCAGTTCTTCGTCCCGAAGGTCGATACACTCCAGTGTCCAACCCTGGGCGTGTGAGGCGCCCACCAGGCAACATCCCGCGCTTGCGGCCAGCCATCGCTTGATCCAGTTGAGGTTCGTCATTTTCGCTGCTTGAATTTAGCTTCTTTGAAGCAAGCTCCCGTTCCATTGACGGACGGGAGCTTGCATCGTTTCCGTTGTTAGTGAAGAGTTGCCGGACCGAATCTCCGCGGGTTGCTAAAGATATAGCCACCAGTAGGCGGAGTCGGGTCAGACACACTCTTGGCACCGATCCTCCACCACAGTTCCTTAGCTCCAGGGAACTGGGCGAAGACCGTCCGAAGATCGACCGGCTGAGTGCTCAGCAGGGCATTCGGACCCGCGCCGTCTCTCAACGGCTCGCCGGCAAAGATCGACCGATCCGACGGGAACGTTGGATCTGTGGAGATTTGCAGGACGTATTCCACGATCGCTCCACCGGCGCGGGCCTTTGCGGAGATGAACTGGAAGGTTCGAGGAACCGACACGTCGAGCTTTGCTCCATCGTCTGGCGACCGCAGAACCGGCTGCGCCAACGGCGTAACCGTCGGGCCAGCGACTCGCGCGGTGGCGAAGTAGCACTCGCCGGCTTCACCGCTGGTGGAACCAGTCGTACCGCCGGTGGTTTCCCGACCGCCGGTCGTCGATGCAAGCATCTCGACGACGTCACGTCCAATCGTCAGGCCGCCGGTCGAACCGGTGCTCGTCGTGGTTCCGCCGGTCGAACCGCCGGTGCTCAAACCAGTCGTGCCCGTTCCACCACCCGTGCTACCACCCGATCCAGGCAGATCGAGCTGGCTCAGCTTGTAAACCAATTCGATCGAGTACTGGTACTGGGTGCCCGCCACGAGAGGAGCCGGGGATACCGGTCCCTCGCTCGGTGGTTCGCTGAACTGACAGGTCGTGCCTCCGATCAAGCCGCCGAAGTTGTACCAGTTGAACGATCGGCCGTCGTTACGGTCGACCGCCTCGGTTTGGCCGCCATCGACGATAAGTATCGGAGTGTTTGGTACGTCATTGCGCCAGATTTGGTAGGCAAAGCGCTGAGCATTTCCTCCCGTGAAGAACTGCTCTGGACTCCATCGTAGACGGACGGCTGGTCCAGCTCCACCATTGACATCCACGTTCGTGAAGTCAAGTTCAGCCTGGGCCGTAAAGTTGTTGATGACGGCCGTGCTGTCCGATCGGCCGCTCGACAGGAGGATAGCGACAAGGCCGATAATCAGCAGCGCAGCAATGAGCGCCGTGTTATTGCCCCGGCTCTTCTTGCCCTGGACCTGAGCGGAGCCTCCCTTGCCAAAGTCGCCCTTGACTTCAGGTACCGAGAAGATGACTCGCACGCGGTCGCCCGGTTGCATACCCTTGAGGCCGCGGGTTACGCGAATGAATGCTGAATCCGGCTCGAGGTCGGTCACCGATGCAATGGCGACCTGCTCTCGACCCCGCGTCACAACGACCTCTTGACCCTTCTTGAAGCCGACGCGCTCACCCTGGTTGATCAAGGCGGTGTTGTCGAGCGTATTCAAGACGGTGGCGCTGCTCAGCGTCCGGCTCTGGATCTCGCGAACGGCATTAAACATGCCGGCTGCAATCGCCTCATTAATGAGTGCTTCAGGCGTAATATCGCCAACGCGAACGGATGACGACGCAGAAAGTGCCGCTCCGTTAATCACAAGGCCGCTCGCAACGTCGCGGATCTCAATTCGCATTAAGACCTGGCCGACCTTGCCGCCGCCCTGATCAACCACACGATAGTTGTTGATCGTCCCCGACGTGACGGTTACGGCCTGAGCCTGCTGCCCAAGACGGATCTGATCCTCGACCCGCGTAACGGGAGGCTGGAAGCCCAGGTCTCCCATGCTCCGGTTGACGGTGTCCTCGGATAGTACGTCGTACTTGTTCGTTTTTTCCAGCTCTGCTCTAAGAGCCGTCGCCGCGGTCTTGCCAAGTCCCGGAATCTTGTTCGGAACCTTACTGACATCGGCAAACTCCAGCACCGCCATCGCCGGCTGGGTTTCGACCTGCGCCTCGGCCTTTCGCGCCGTAATGAGCGTAAAAGCGGGTAGCAGAAGAGCAAAAGTCACCAGAAAACTGACTGCTCGTCCAAAATGCGAATGTATCAATCGCCTCAACGTGAAGAGTCCTCCTTGTCGCGCTTCGAAATTGTGTTTCGGATTGGTATGCCTGTTACCGACTGCCCCTTAGGATAATAAGACGTCCAGACATCTATCGAGGAACGTGTTTGGATTGAAGTCATCAGCCAGCTACCACCGCAAACGCGGCACGGTTCGTTGCCCGGTTCATCCTGAAACACAATCCTTCCCTGCACTCTCTTCGAGTTCGCAGAATTCTACCATGCCCCTCCGATTCTCGTTCAGAGCCGACTGTCGCGACTCTGCAACACCTTCCGTACGAACGAACTGACGTTTGATGGGGGCGCGACAGTTCGCACGATTACGTCGGCAAAGGGAAGCTTGGCCCTGGTGGGGAGCTGGAGGCGAAGCATTTTCTTCGCCTGATCCTCTCCAAGACGCTCGATCAGGCGCAGCAGCTGGACCTCAAGTCCGCAGGTGACGACCCAGATCTCCTGGAAGCGATCGTAAAGACAGGCCTCGATGAGAAGCGGAACCTCGATCGCGTCCACCTCAGCGGCAAGCATTCGGACGGCAACCTCGCGGTGGGTGAGCCGGTTCAGCGCATGACGAGCTTCTTCGTTGGCGAGGACGATTTCCCGAACTTCGTCTTTAGTACGAGCCCCGCCAAGGCTAGGCTCCTTGGCCACAAGGCTCAGAAAAGAAGAGTCGCTCCACATCGCGTCCACGATGGCGTCGACACTGAGCGTTTGCAGGCCATACGCGGCCATATCGGCAAGTACGGTGGACTTCCCTTCAGCAATGCCGCCGGTGACGGCAATTCGAGCCCTTGCCCTTTCTGGAAGCGTCAGGGCGTGCCGCATCGTTCCAGTGTCGCCGCCAGGTCGCGGAAGCCATACCAAACGGCCGCATAGGTACAGTCGCGGTACATCCACTCGGCGGCTTCAACGACTTCTCCGCCAATCGCTTCGTAGAACGCACGCCCGATAGAGTTGTCGCGAAGGGTCATGATGCCCAGCGTGCTCATCCCGCTGGGCATGATCCACTCCATCAGGGCATAGCGGACGAGGCCCCTTCCAATCCCCCCGCGGCCAACCCTTGGGTGGACATAAAGCGCGCCAATCTCCGCATCGAAGCCTTCCAGACGACATTCCAAGTACTGGCCCACGAATCCAACCACGGCTCCATCGAGTTCCGCGACGGCAGTACGGGTCTTGCCTCCCCAGCGGGAGCGAATTCGTTCGGCACGCTCGTGGACGTCAATGTCGGTAAGGTGGTCGGGCGGCAGAATATCCGCGTAGGCTTGCCGCCAGCCGGCTACTGCCACATCCGCGATATCAAATGCATCGCTCGGAGTCGCCGGCCGGATTGTCCAGTCGCTCATCTTGCCATGAGCGTGCGTCCCTTAATTCTTCAGGGCTTCGGCGCCGCCGACAACCTCAAGAATCTCCTTGGTGATACCGGCTTGCCTTGCCCGGTTTGCGGTTAGGGTCAGCGTGTGAATCATCTTCCCTGCGTTATCGGTCGCGCTGGTCATCGCGGTCATGCGCGAGCCATGCTCGGAAGCCGTTGATTCCAGCAGGGCCTGAAAGATCAAGGTCAGAACGTACTTGGGCAAGAGAATGCCCATGAGACGATCGGGTTCGGGCTCGAACCGGTACTCCTTGCGTATCCGTTCACCGGCGTCGGGGTCGTTGCTCGTCGGTGGCTCGATCGGCAACAGCTGCACGACCTGAGGCACCTGTCGAATCGGTGAATAAAACTTGCTGTAGCAGAGGTAGATCGCATCGACCTCACCGGATTCGAACATGTCTCTGGCCAGGCGCGTGACTTCCTCGGCGTCGGCAAGCGTGGCTCCGGAAGTCGGAACGGAATGAAGATGGGCCAGCTCATAGCCTCGCTTGGCGAAAAACTGTGCGCCTTTCTTCCCCACACCAATCAACCGAACCGGCACGGTTTGGGCCTTGAGCCACTCCCCTGCTCGGCGAATCAGGTTTGTATTGTACGAACCTGCCAGCCCACGATCAGCGGAAACAAGGATGAGACCAATCCGCTGCACGTCCCTCTTTTCCAGGAGGGGGTGGGTCGGCAGGTCGCCGGCCTCTGAGAACGACAGCATGAACTCCCGCATCTTGTCACTGTAAGGCCTGGCCTCAAGGACGCGGTCCTGCGCCTTCTTGAGGCGCGCCGCCGCAACCAGCTTCATCGCCCGCGTGATCTGCTGGATGCTTTTCGCGGTTTTGATCCGCTGCCGAATCTGCTTAAGCGTCGCCATCGATTACTTGCCGAACTCTGCGGCGAACTCCTGGCAGGCCTTGCGAAGGGTCTCTTCGTTGTCTTTGCTGAGCTCCTTGGAAGTCCGAACGCCCTCCGGGATTTCCGGATAGTGCTCCTTCACGTGGGTCAGCAGGCCTTTTTCAAATCGTGGCACCTGCTCATTCGTGAGCTCGTCGAGGAAGCCGTTCGTACCGGCAAAGACCACGATAACCTGGTCGACAACGTCGTACGGTTGAGTGAGCCCTTGCTTGAGGAGCTCGGTCAGGCGTTGGCCACGAATAAGCTGAAGCTGGGTCGCGCGGTCGAGGTCCGATGCAAACTGGGCAAAGGCCTGGACTTCGCGGAAGTTGGCCATTTCCAGCTTGAGCTTTCCAGCGACCTGTTTCATCGCCTTGATTTGCGCGTTGCCGCCGACGCGGCTGACCGAGATGCCGACGTTGATCGCGGGGCGCACACCGGCGAAGAACAGGTCGGGCTCCAGGTAAATCTGGCCGTCGGTAATCGAAATGACGTTGGTCGGAATATAGGCCGAGACGTCGCCCGACTGGGTTTCGATGATCGGCAGGGCCGTAAGCGATCCCGCGCCGCGCGCATCCGAGAGCTTCGCGGCACGTTCCAGCAGTCGGCTGTGAAGATAGAAGACGTCGCCAGGATAGGCTTCTCGACCGGGCGGGCGGCGCAGCAGCAACGAGACGGCGCGATAGGCTTGCGCGTGCTTGGTAAGGTCGTCGTAAACCGCCAGGGCGTGCATTCCGTTGTCCCGGAAATACTCGCCGATGGTAGCGCCGGCGAACGGCGCCAGATACTGCATGGCGTTGGCGTCCGAGGCCGAGGCCACGACGACGATCGAGTATTCGAGGGCGCCGGTAGCGCGCAGTGTGTCGACGACTCGAGCGACCGAAGCCATCTTCTGTCCGACCGCGACGTAAATGCAGTAGACGGGGCTGCCACCGGGCTCATGCGTCGACTTCTGGTTGACAATGGTGTCGACGCAGATGGCCGTTTTTCCGGTCTGGCGGTCGCCAATAACCAGTTCGCGCTGGCCCCTGCCAATCGGAATCATGGCGTCGATGGCTTTGATACCGGTCTGTAGCGGCTCCTTAACCGGCTGCCGATCGACAACACCCGGAGCAATGGTCTCGATCTTCCGGAACTCCTCGCTCGCGATCGGACCCTTGCCGTCGATGGGCTGACCCAAGGCGTTGACAACACGACCGAGGAGGCCCTTGCCAACCGGGATCGAGATGATCCGTCCGGTTTCACGCACCGGGTCCCCTTCCTTGATCTGGCTATCGTCGCCGATGAGAACGGCGCCGATCGAGTCCTCCTCGAGGTTGAGGGCGAGACCCATGATGCCGCCAGGAAACTCCAGCAGCTCACCCATCTGGCAGTCGGGCAGACCGTACACGCGGGCAATGCCGTCGCCGACTTGCAGCACGGTCCCAACGTGTTCGGTGTCAACCTTCTTTTCGAACTGTTCAAGTTCTCTGCGAAGGATATCGGTGATTTCTTCCGGTCTAATGCTGGCCATGATCTTCTTTCTTGTGAATCGTTAGTGTTGTTTGAGGAGCTCGTAGCGTAGCTTCTCTCGCAGCTTTCGCAAGGCGCCTCGTACCGTGCCGTCCAAAACGTAGTTCTCGTAGGCGACTTTTACGCCGCCGAGCAGCGTCGGCTCGACCTTGAATTCGGCTTCGACCTTCTTGCCAAGCACGCTCTCCAGTCGAGTGACGATCGCTTCCTTCTCTTCAGAGCCCAGGGTGTCCGACGATGTCACGGTCGCGTAAACCACGCTCTCATGAACTCGTCGGAGCGCCACGTATTGCTCATAGATCGCAGAGATCTCGGCCTCCCGGCGCTTTTCCAATAACACTCGCAGCACCTGCATCGTGAGCGCGGTTATGCGGTCGCCGAAAACCCGTTCGGCAAGCTGTGTCTTCTCTTCACGCGAGGCGTAGGGAGCGTACATAAAGTCGCGGAAGCCGGGGTCATGCTCCAGCAACCGGACGATACTGGCGAGGTCCTCTTCGACACTCCGTATCACGTCGGATTGCTTGGCGATGCCAAACAGGGCCGTCGCGTACCGTCGGGCGACTCTCGCGTCGTGCATGGCTACTTTGCCACCTCGACCCGGTCGATAAACTCCTGGACAAGGCGCCGGTTGCGGTCGTTGTCCATGTTCTCGCCCACGACTTTCTCGGCCGCGGCCAGCGACATGTCGACCACGCTCGTCCGCAGTTCGACAATGACTTTCGCCTTCTCCGATTCGATCTCTTGCTGAGCACGAGAAACCAGTTCATCGGCTTTGGCAGAGGCTTCAGCCATAAGCGTCTGGCGGAGGTTCTGCGCCTCCCGAATTTGAGCTTGGATCTGTTCGCGAGCCTCGGCTTCGGTGGCGGCGAGGCGTCGATCATAATCCGAGCGAAGGCTCGTCATGTCGGTCCGCAGGGTCTCGGCTTCGCTGAACGTTTGCTCGAGCGAGCGGGTTCGGTCGTCGATGGCCTCGTTTAGCGGCTTGATGAAGAAGGTGTTCATGATCGGCCAGAGAATGAGGAAGACGCCCATCACGGCAACCGTCTTTCCGAGGTCCAGGGGAATACCCTGCTGCTCCAAGGTCGCATAGAAGTCCGGGTGCCAATTCTTAGACACCCACATGCCGGCAACCATGAGAACGATGCCGACAAGGATGCCGGGGATCGGGGATGACGATGACTGTCGAGGTGTGCTCATAAAATCCAAGTAGTTGTTGGCCGGAAGCCGCTCCCTTCCGGCCAGAAATTTGTCGAATGCTTACTGAGTGCGCGTGATCGTGACGTTCTCTTTGAAGGAGCCCGGTGCAACGAAGACGGTAAGCAGGAAGACGAGCTCGACGAACGCGAACGCGATGAGCATAACCGTCTGCAGCTTGCCGATGGCTTCCGGCTGCCGGGCCATGCCCTGCATTGCGCCGTAGCCGATCAATCCGAGTCCGATGCCGACGCCAAGCGCCGAGAGTCCAAGTCCAAGTCCTAGCATTTAGTTGTGTTCCTCCATGTTTTCCTGTATCGCGGGCGTCAAATCCCGAAACTCTTGTCTAATGTGCCGGCGCCGGTACCGCGCCCTGCTCGTGGTCCTCGTGATGCTCGTCGCCGTGGTCGTCCCCATGGTGCGTGACCAAGGAGAGGTAGACGCAGGTCAGCAGGCTGAAGATAAGGGCCTGGACCACGCATGTGAGGAATTTGATCGGCAACAGAAACACGCCGATCGGTACGTATATGTCTTCGCCGAGCTTGTTCATCGCCTCGACCGCCTGGTGACCACCATGGATGTTTCCAAAGAGTCGCAGCGACAAGGAGACGTTCTTCATCAGCTCCGAGACAATCTCGATGACGAAGATCATGATCGTGATCACGACCATGTAAACCGGCAGCTTCGGACCAGCGAAGTGCCGCAAGTGGCCCATCAAGCCATTGGCCTTGATGCCCTCGTACTGGACGTACCCGACGGCGAGGATCGCCATCGCGAGGTTGTAGCTCAGGTCTGCGGTCGTCGAGGTCGGCATAAACAGCGCCACGACATTGCCCACGAAAATCATCATCCAGAAGACCATGATCATCGGCACGTATTTGCGGCCATGGGGGCCAATGATGCCAACGCAGAGGTTCTGGATAAAGAGATAAAGCTGTTCGAACAGCTGCGTCCAGCGGTTCTTGAATACTCGCTCGCCAAGGCCTTTTTTAGCGGCTGCCATCAGGGCGAAAAGAATGGTGATGACCAAGATCAGATAGACGGCAAGGCCAAGAAAACTGGGGCCGTGATGCTCTCCTCCACCTTCCCCGGTGGCAGAGGCCATCGATGTCAGTCCTATATGTAGCAGCTCACCCATACGCCAAAGTAAGGTGGGGTCAGCGCTTCGCGACCACCCACCAAACCAAGGCGAAGTATACCAGAGCAAGTCCTGCCAGGAAACCGCCCGGCCCTGGCTCAGGGAGCGATCTTGCTCGGTCCGCCGCCCACACGAAATAGGGCAGCTTGACCATCAAGGCAAGGACAATAACGGACATCCCGCCGCGATGGGTTGGATGGTCTTGGTAGACTCGGCCCAGCACTTGGATGGCGAGCCAAAGGCCACCGACGCAGACACCGGTCGCGGATAGACCCAGCAGGTATCCGACCCCCGCCGCAGCCCCCCAGATCAAGAAGATCAGGACTCCGAGGACGACCGCGAACCCAGCGGTGAGCCCAGCGCGGCGAATCGTAATCGGCTCTAGTTTCGGTCTTGTGAGTGCCGGCTTAGCATCCAAATTGCAGCTCCAACGCCAATGAATGAACCGAGAATTGCTCCGATGCCCATCGCCGACCCACCCGGATTGTTCCGATCGATCAACCAACCGATGCCGATCCCGATCATGGGAAATCCGAGGATGGTATAGGCGATGGTCAGTCCGACGCCCAAGCCCCGATAGCTCTCCGCATCTTGCTTGAGTACTTGATCCGTCTTGTGACCCGCCTCGACCTGCGCCACTCGATAGGAATTTGCCCGTGCCTCAATCTGTTTGAGCCGATCCCCTATATCGGGATGGTCGCCGATCGGCTCAGGCGCCTCCGACTCGATCGACATCCTGTCCGCAATCTGCTCAAGCCGAGCTTCCAGCTCGGCGAGCTTCGCTTCCGCCTCCGCGCCTTCCAGGTGCTTCAGCTCTTCAACTAG contains:
- the coaE gene encoding Dephospho-CoA kinase, with translation MAAYGLQTLSVDAIVDAMWSDSSFLSLVAKEPSLGGARTKDEVREIVLANEEARHALNRLTHREVAVRMLAAEVDAIEVPLLIEACLYDRFQEIWVVTCGLEVQLLRLIERLGEDQAKKMLRLQLPTRAKLPFADVIVRTVAPPSNVSSFVRKVLQSRDSRL
- the atpG gene encoding ATP synthase gamma chain, with the protein product MATLKQIRQRIKTAKSIQQITRAMKLVAAARLKKAQDRVLEARPYSDKMREFMLSFSEAGDLPTHPLLEKRDVQRIGLILVSADRGLAGSYNTNLIRRAGEWLKAQTVPVRLIGVGKKGAQFFAKRGYELAHLHSVPTSGATLADAEEVTRLARDMFESGEVDAIYLCYSKFYSPIRQVPQVVQLLPIEPPTSNDPDAGERIRKEYRFEPEPDRLMGILLPKYVLTLIFQALLESTASEHGSRMTAMTSATDNAGKMIHTLTLTANRARQAGITKEILEVVGGAEALKN
- the atpA gene encoding ATP synthase subunit alpha, with amino-acid sequence MASIRPEEITDILRRELEQFEKKVDTEHVGTVLQVGDGIARVYGLPDCQMGELLEFPGGIMGLALNLEEDSIGAVLIGDDSQIKEGDPVRETGRIISIPVGKGLLGRVVNALGQPIDGKGPIASEEFRKIETIAPGVVDRQPVKEPLQTGIKAIDAMIPIGRGQRELVIGDRQTGKTAICVDTIVNQKSTHEPGGSPVYCIYVAVGQKMASVARVVDTLRATGALEYSIVVVASASDANAMQYLAPFAGATIGEYFRDNGMHALAVYDDLTKHAQAYRAVSLLLRRPPGREAYPGDVFYLHSRLLERAAKLSDARGAGSLTALPIIETQSGDVSAYIPTNVISITDGQIYLEPDLFFAGVRPAINVGISVSRVGGNAQIKAMKQVAGKLKLEMANFREVQAFAQFASDLDRATQLQLIRGQRLTELLKQGLTQPYDVVDQVIVVFAGTNGFLDELTNEQVPRFEKGLLTHVKEHYPEIPEGVRTSKELSKDNEETLRKACQEFAAEFGK
- the atpH gene encoding ATP synthase subunit delta, with translation MHDARVARRYATALFGIAKQSDVIRSVEEDLASIVRLLEHDPGFRDFMYAPYASREEKTQLAERVFGDRITALTMQVLRVLLEKRREAEISAIYEQYVALRRVHESVVYATVTSSDTLGSEEKEAIVTRLESVLGKKVEAEFKVEPTLLGGVKVAYENYVLDGTVRGALRKLREKLRYELLKQH
- the atpF gene encoding ATP synthase subunit b, sodium ion specific translates to MVAGMWVSKNWHPDFYATLEQQGIPLDLGKTVAVMGVFLILWPIMNTFFIKPLNEAIDDRTRSLEQTFSEAETLRTDMTSLRSDYDRRLAATEAEAREQIQAQIREAQNLRQTLMAEASAKADELVSRAQQEIESEKAKVIVELRTSVVDMSLAAAEKVVGENMDNDRNRRLVQEFIDRVEVAK
- the atpE gene encoding ATP synthase subunit c: MLGLGLGLSALGVGIGLGLIGYGAMQGMARQPEAIGKLQTVMLIAFAFVELVFLLTVFVAPGSFKENVTITRTQ
- the atpB gene encoding ATP synthase subunit a; the protein is MASATGEGGGEHHGPSFLGLAVYLILVITILFALMAAAKKGLGERVFKNRWTQLFEQLYLFIQNLCVGIIGPHGRKYVPMIMVFWMMIFVGNVVALFMPTSTTADLSYNLAMAILAVGYVQYEGIKANGLMGHLRHFAGPKLPVYMVVITIMIFVIEIVSELMKNVSLSLRLFGNIHGGHQAVEAMNKLGEDIYVPIGVFLLPIKFLTCVVQALIFSLLTCVYLSLVTHHGDDHGDEHHEDHEQGAVPAPAH